The following are encoded together in the Bos mutus isolate GX-2022 chromosome 3, NWIPB_WYAK_1.1, whole genome shotgun sequence genome:
- the DIRAS3 gene encoding GTP-binding protein Di-Ras3 — MGNSCFGLKERLMKRLRPLPTVIVIRTCLPQRRSRDFRVVVLGSAGVGKSALVQRWVRGNFREAYLPTIEDTYRQALGCSHKAGALHITDTTGGRRYRGLQRLAIARGHAFILVYSITRKQTLEELKPLYELIRQLKGNNPQKCPVILVGNKCDESRREVSEKEGAAYACEWNCAFLETSAKMNINVQELFQLLINFEKKPAAAAAPAGAQPPQKKSQIPKTAEKLLGKCIVM; from the coding sequence ATGGGCAACTCCTGCTTCGGCCTCAAGGAACGGCTGATGAAGCGGCTGCGGCCTCTGCCGACCGTGATCGTCATCCGCACCTGCCTGCCCCAGAGAAGGAGCAGAGATTTCCGCGTGGTGGTGCTCGGCTCGGCCGGCGTGGGCAAGAGCGCTCTGGTGCAAAGGTGGGTGCGCGGCAACTTCCGTGAGGCGTACCTGCCGACCATCGAAGATACGTACCGCCAGGCGCTAGGCTGCAGCCACAAGGCGGGTGCGCTGCACATCACCGACACCACCGGTGGCCGCCGCTACCGGGGCCTGCAGCGCCTTGCCATTGCCAGGGGTCACGCCTTCATCCTGGTTTATTCTATCACCAGGAAGCAAACCCTGGAGGAGCTGAAGCCGCTCTATGAGCTGATCCGTCAACTCAAAGGTAACAACCCGCAAAAGTGCCCCGTCATCCTGGTGGGCAACAAGTGCGATGAGAGCCGTCGGGAGGTGAGTGAGAAGGAAGGTGCTGCCTATGCGTGCGAGTGGAATTGCGCCTTCTTGGAGACCTCGGCCAAGATGAATATCAACGTCCAGGAGCTGTTCCAGTTGCTGATAAATTTCGAGAAGAagcccgccgccgccgcagccccCGCCGGCGCCCAGCCTCCGCAGAAGAAATCCCAGATCCCCAAGACCGCCGAGAAGCTGCTGGGCAAGTGCATCGTCATGTGA